Proteins encoded by one window of Bradyrhizobium sp. B097:
- a CDS encoding PaaI family thioesterase gives MAKSYGTVSAEQKLKMSGLAFVQGLASGALPLNTIARTLGYDVTEAEHGRVVVTLLPTDAHLNPAGTVHGGLTATLLDSCMGLAVQSTLDAGTSQTTLEFKISLVRPITPDTGPIRAEGQVLNCGRRIGTAEGRVTDEKGRLLAHGTTTCLIFPA, from the coding sequence ATGGCCAAGAGCTACGGCACCGTCAGTGCCGAACAAAAACTCAAGATGAGCGGCCTCGCATTCGTCCAGGGGCTCGCCAGCGGCGCGTTGCCGCTCAACACGATCGCGCGGACGCTCGGCTATGACGTGACTGAAGCCGAGCACGGCCGCGTCGTCGTCACGCTGCTGCCGACGGATGCGCATCTCAATCCGGCAGGCACCGTGCATGGCGGGCTCACCGCGACGCTGCTCGACAGCTGCATGGGCCTTGCGGTGCAGTCGACGCTCGATGCCGGAACGAGCCAGACCACGCTCGAATTCAAGATCTCGCTGGTGCGGCCGATCACGCCGGATACCGGCCCGATCCGCGCCGAGGGCCAGGTGCTCAATTGCGGCCGCCGCATCGGCACGGCGGAAGGCAGGGTCACCGACGAGAAGGGGCGGCTGCTCGCACATGGCACGACGACGTGCCTGATCTTTCCGGCTTGA
- a CDS encoding ester cyclase has translation MSEENKTIVGRWFKEFWGNPWNPRIINELATSDIVVHYPMHEPKKGRAAVMKFMTEFREAFPDLNFRGVGDLVAEGNLVVGRWEGGGTHTGPAFSDFRLGSLPAASGRKMTFAGTTVLRVQDGRIAEELGQEDAITAMLQLGLIRLPEPDGAATRPGGELPAGWNNMPGSAAASR, from the coding sequence ATGTCAGAGGAAAACAAGACCATCGTAGGCCGGTGGTTCAAGGAGTTCTGGGGCAACCCCTGGAATCCGCGCATCATCAACGAGCTCGCCACATCAGACATTGTCGTGCACTACCCGATGCACGAACCGAAGAAGGGCCGCGCCGCGGTCATGAAGTTCATGACTGAGTTTCGCGAAGCGTTTCCGGATCTCAATTTCCGGGGCGTCGGCGATCTCGTCGCGGAAGGCAATCTCGTTGTCGGCCGCTGGGAAGGCGGCGGCACCCACACCGGACCTGCGTTCAGCGACTTCCGGCTCGGCTCGCTGCCCGCGGCCTCCGGACGCAAGATGACATTCGCCGGCACGACCGTGCTGCGCGTGCAGGACGGACGGATCGCAGAAGAGCTCGGACAAGAAGACGCGATCACCGCCATGCTTCAGCTCGGCCTCATCCGCTTGCCCGAACCGGACGGCGCCGCGACGCGGCCCGGCGGCGAACTGCCTGCCGGCTGGAACAACATGCCGGGATCGGCGGCGGCCTCACGCTGA